Genomic segment of Verrucomicrobiota bacterium:
TAGACCACTTTGTCTCCTTCCGTTCGACACGCCAGATCGCGGTTGAGCTCCACAGACCCGGCAGGAAACATCGGTCATTGAACTTGCGGCATTCACCTATTCACCGCCACCACCCCCATCCTTGAAAGTCGAAAATGTCCCTCTTGGTCTCAATTCCATTCCACTCCACCCAATCTTTCCCCGCATGAGGTCAGGATGTCTGAGACTCATCGTGGGCCAGTAAGCGACGCGAGGTTTGTCCCGGATAATAGCACGCTTGTCACTTCCGGAATGGACGGACGAGTGAAAGTCTGGGATCTGAAGACGAAACAAGAGCGCACGTCCTACCGCGCCCTGAATTCCTGGGGATCCGTTGAGTTCGATAAGCGGGCAACCCGACTCGCCGCGGCTGCGGGCGAGGGATTCGTTAGGGTTTTCGACTTCGTGTCTGGACTACAGCTACTGAATTTGAAGACTCCCACCGGGTACTTAGGTAGATTGAGATTTCTGGATAGTGGAAACGTCTTGGTCTGTTCGGGCTACGGCGGCCTTCAGATCTGGCGTGCGCCGTCATGGGAGGAGATCGTGGCCGCCGAAACCTCAGCGGCCAGATGAGCGACAAGGGTCCTTGATCACTCAGCCATGAAAGGTCCACTTAAATTTGGGCGGCTTAACCCAAGCTCTTCAGACCGCCTTGAACAACGCTGAATTTCCAGTCGTTCCAGGGGGAGTTGTTCGAGGATCGGAACCGGTGGGCTTCCCAACCGGCTGTAATGGACAAGAGACCATTCTAACGTTCCCGGACGCTGGGGCAGGGTACAGTCATGTTCCTGCGTCGAAATCGTCGCACTGCAAATGGGCAGACTTACGAATCCTAGACCTTGCTACGCACCGTTCGGTCGTAGCCCTGATCTTCACACCCGCTTTCTCCCAAAGTGAAAGCCGCGACAACAAAGACCGGCGTCACCGCCGCCTCTATGCAGATGGCCGATCGCAAAGGTGGCGGATTGCGGGCACTCCACGGCGGGTTCCTGGGCTAGCAGACGCCCGACTTCGACGAAGATGTCACCCGCAAAACGCTCCACGGCTTGTTTTGTCCAAAATGCCGAGCAGGACGAGCAGATTCGCAGGAACCCCGTGGCTCGCGCCTCGGACCTGCTGCAAAAAGTGTTCGGCGGTGTCGGGCAATATTTTCTCCTTCGATCATGTCCACCTCCAATGATTGTGACAGGCATCCCCCTGGGTTCTGAAACTGAGGACTCTAAACGCACAAAGGAAAGCCGTGGGATGGACGACCATGGAATCCCCGAAGAATGCAGCACGCAGTGAAAAGGGACTGGAAGATGGTGACATTTGTTTCTTTGCAGTCATCCATCCTCGAACTCGTCGCCCCAATTGCAAACTGCTCGGTAAGCCCCGCCTTGGCCGAGGGATATCCTCGGTAAACCCGTTGCCGACATCCAATCCCGAAACGGTCGACAGATCTATTTGTCAACAAGTGAGACTTGGCCTCGTTCTCCCCATCCCGTTCTCTCCATCACCGGTCGGACTTCGCGATGAGATCGCGAAACGTGCTTTCGCGTGGCTTCTCACGGAGGCACGAAGACACGGAGGGGGCTGATCACCCCTGCGCGGTCGGACTTCCTCCGCGGCTCAGGACTCGCCACCGGGCATCGTGATTTTGGGGCAGTGCATCCACAGGTTGTCGGTGATGCGCGCAGCAGCGCCGGGGTGTAGCGTTCACGCCGCTTCAAGGCGTGTCTAAAAAGGGGCATGGCAGGTTCAACGGGCGAGGGTGCTGCCACGGCGAAGGCATTCACCCAGGGCGGTCCAAGGAGCGGGAGGAGATCACCGCGGCAGGTTGGCGTGAGCGGAAGCGCCGTGAACGGCGCGCCCCGACAACCAGCAGATGCACCGGAACTACAGCGGTGCATCCAGAGGATGTCGGTGACCGAGGTGTCGTGGTAATGCAGACAGCCCTGTCTGCTGCAGCGCAGGCTGCCCAGCCTGCGGGGCGTCGATGGGAACCCGGCGCGTGGAGAGCATGGAAGGGCCTCGTTCTTCACCCGCCGGGCCGACTGGCAGTCGGCGATACGGCAGGCTGGGCAGCCTGCGCCACACGACAGACCCCTTCAGGATACACCGATTTTGGGGTCCGCTGCATAAAGCTTGTCGCTTTTTTGTTTCGGGTGGCATAACAGACGGCATGAACACTGGTTCGGGGACACAAGCCCCGCTGACGTCCACGCAATGGCTCATTTGCCTCATTGCCGTGATCGGCTTTGCCTTCGACATTTACGAGCTCCTCATGCTGCCCTTGATCGTGGGGCCCGCGTTGCAGGAACTCTTGGGGGCGGCGCCCGGGTCCGAGTTGTTCAATAGTTGGGTCGGGAAGTTGTTCTATATTCCCGCGATCGCCGGGGGCATTTTCGGCCTGTTGGGGGGCTATTTGACTGATCGTTTGGGACGTCGGCGGGTGTTGACGTGGAGCATCCTGATCTATGCCTTCGCCGCGTTTGCGGCCGGATTCGCCACCAACATTTACTGGCTCCTGATCTGCCGTTGTTTCGTTTTCGTGGGCGTTTGTGTCGAATTCGTCGCCGCCGTGGCGTGGCTGGCGGAGCTCTTTCCGGAGCCTGTGCGCCGCGAAAAGGTGCTGGGGATGACCCAGGCCTTTTCCTCGGTGGGAGGATTGATGGTGGCCGCCGCCAACGGTTTGTGCGTCAAGTATGCGGCGGACTTGCCTGCGGTTCAGCTTCCGGAGTTCGTGAGTTCATTTGGCGCCGTCAAAGAGAGCCACGCCGCCTGGCGATACACGCTCATGTCGGGAATCTTGCCCGCGATTCCTCTGATCCTCATTCGGCCTTTCTTGCCAGAATCCCCGGCTTGGGCCGCGAAGAAAGCCGCGGGAACCTTGAAACGCCCCAGTTTGAGAGCCTTGTTCTCCCCGGCGCTGGCCCGGACGACCGTGGTCACGACCCTGATGTTTGCGCTCGCTTATGGAGCGGCCTTTGGAGCGATCCAGCATGTTCCGCGAATGATCCCTGGGTTGGCGGAAGTCAAAGCCCAAGCGAAGGCGGCCGGCGAGAAAGCCGCCGAGGGTAAACCCCAGGATCAACAGAAACGCTTGGCTGCGATGGCCTCCCGCAAAGTGGAGCAGGCGCTGGCCTCGGAAGTCACCACGATCCAGGAGATTGGAGGATTGGCGGGGCGCTGCCTTCTGGCCGGTCTGGCGCTGGCCATCGTCAGTCGGCGCGTATTGCTGCGTTGCTTTCAAATTCCCGGCCTCATCGTCATGCCGGTCGTTTTTTATTATTGTGCCACCACCAGTTTGGACGCCCTTAAGGTCGGCATTTTCCTCGCTGGGTTGCTGACCGTGGGACAGTTCAGTTTCTGGGGAAACTATTTGCCGCGGGCCTATCCCGTGCATTTGCGAGGCACGGGGGAGAGTTTCGCGGCGAACATTGGCGGAAGGTTGATCGGGACCTCGTTCGCCTGGTTGACCACCACGCTGGCGACGACTCCGGATCTTTCCCAAGCTCCGACCAAACTGGCTCAGACCGCGGCCCTGATTGGATTTGCGGTTTATCTTGGAGGATTCCTGCTTTCCTTTGCGCTGCCGGAACCGCCGGCGGAGGATCATGAATAGACTGGCGGTTTCTTAGCGCTATGATGCATTCCCAACGAACGACTTCTTTTCTGGTGCTGGTGTTTTCCGCCTGTGCGGGGCTCGCGGCGCTGCTGGCCTTGTGGCATGTGCGGCTTGCCGCGAAGATCCAGGTCATGCAGCGGCAAGTGTCCCAGGTCGATCAGAACCGGAACCTCGCGCTCGCCCTGGGCAACGAGGCCTTGGAATACTCCAAACGCCGACCCGACATTCGTCCTATTTTGGAAACGGTGATGCTGAGGAACGTCCCTCGCTCCGGGTCGAACAGCGTGCCGTCCGTAACGTCACCGTCCGTGGTGAAATAGAGGGGAGACCATTTGATGAATCCTGATCCATCCCCTTCATCCGCCGCGAAACCGCCGTCTGCGGACCTTGCCGGAGCAGTTGCGACTTTGCGCGCGTCGTTCCATGTCGTCCTGGTGGTGTTGACCTTGCTCGCGTGCGCTTTGAGCATTTTCCTATTCCGGCAAGTGGCCATGGCGCGACGCCAAGTGGCCGAGGCCTCGGAGTACGTTCTGAATTACCAAAAAAATACGGAACCCGCGATCGCACGATTCGTGGCTCAGCTTCAATCCTACGCGCGCACCAACGCCGAGTTCGCCCCGGTCTTGTCGAAGTACGCTACCCTGACTCCCCAGGGGGGGGCGGGCGGACTTCCGCTGCCTCCAAAGGAGTAACCCCGGACCGCATTGGCGCCATGATTCTGGTCATCGATAACTACGATTCGTTCACCTACAATTTGGTCCAGTATTTGGGTGAAATGAAGGTGGAACTGGTTGTCCATCGAAATGATCAAATCACGCTGGAACAGATCGCGGCGATGAAACCCGAGCGGATCTTGATTTCGCCTGGTCCTTGCTCGCCCAAAGAAGCGGGCATGTCGAACGAGATCATCCGGCGGTTCGGACCGGAGACTCCACTCTTCGGGGTGTGCCTGGGTCATCAATGCATCGGCCATGTTTTTGGCGGCGAGGTGATCGTCAATTACCGGATGATGCATGGGAAGACCTCGCTGATTCGTCACAACGGCCGGGGATTGTTCGAGGGCATTCCCTCTCCGTTCACCGCGACCCGGTATCATTCGCTGGTGATTCGGAGAGAGACTTTGCCGGCCTGTCTGGAGATGACGGCGGAAACTGAGGAAGGCGAGATCATGGGGGTGCAGCATCGCGAGTATCCGATTTGTGGCGTTCAGTTTCATCCGGAGAGCATTTTGACGGAGCATGGCAAGACCATGATCCGCAATTTTCTGAAAATGGGTTGATTTCGAGGGTGGGGAATCAAGCCTGACTGCACATGGAGCTGTGGGGGGGAAGCCACTTGATCCCGTTCAGGAACCGGGAGTTTTAGCATCTGCTCCCACCGCAGCGACCCACCGCCGGGTCTGGGTGCATCCCGTGCCATTGTTTGCTCGGCTTCAGCCGATTCTGACGATCCTTTCAGAGTGGCTCCCGTTGCGGTTTGAGCCGGCTCCGGATTTGTCGGCTTGCGCCGGGGAAGCGGCCATCGTCAGCGAGATTGCGCGCGAGGAGGCGGAACGTTTGGCCAAGACCGGAGCGTGGGTCCTGCTTTTGGAGAGGTCCATTCCTTCGGTGGCGGGTGCAAATGAGATCTCGCCGAGTGCGGCTGCGGGTGCCTCCCGGAACGTCCGGAGAATGCCATGGCGAAGTGGGTGCGCGCTCTAGGCGAAGTCCGGGATCGAATCAGTCCGGTGACTTCGCGATTGCTGGGGGGCCGGAGACGGGTGCGCCTCGAGTAAGCCGAGGTGGTGCTGATGGAGAAATTCGGCGTGCAGGTCGAGGGTCATTCAATTCACCCTACGGGATGAAGAAGCCGCGTCTGAAGAAGCACGTCGAATATCACCGGGATGGCAGTGTCTGGGCGAAGGGAACGATGGCGGGCGACCTTCCAACAGGTTATTGGGAATGGTTTCGATTGGATGGAACCCCGATGCGTTCTGGACACTTTGAACTCGGAGTGCAGACCGGGGAATGGACCACGTACGACAAGCAGGAGAAAGTGTATAAAGTCACTCACATCAAACCCCAAAAAGGAAAATCTGAACGATAGCCCACGTTTCCGTGCATCCCGAAGTTGTCTTTAAAGTGGCGCAGGCTGCCCAGCCTGCCGTATCGCCGACGGCCCGTCGGCCCGGTGGGTGAAGAACGAGGCCCTTCCATGCTCTCCACGCGCCTGGTTCCCTTCGTCGCCCCGCAGGCTGGGCAGCCTGCGAAACAGCAGACAGGGCTGTCTGCGTTACCACGACAACCCGGTCACCGAAAACAGCGAGGAACCTCAGGGCTCCTTCGAGGTGATCGGTTTGGAGGCATCGACGCGAAGCCACGCCACCGCGCCGACGAGGTAAACGCATCCGAAGAGTACGAACGCGGAGTTCCATCCCCATTGGATGGAGATTTTGGCCGCGACCAACGGGCTGAGCATGCCTCCCAGAGCCCCCGCCGAGTTCATCCAACCGCCCAGCGTTCCTGCAAATTTTCCTCCCAAATCGGCGGGAACGGACCACATGGATGGCACCCCGAGATCCTGGCAGGCGAATCCCAAGGCCAGGGCCGCCACGACCAGCATGGGGGAGTCGAGCCATGGGACGGTCCAGGCCAGCAATCCGGCCAGGAACCAGCCCAGCATGGGCATTAAACTGCGGCCCCAGCGCCGGCTCCCAAGCCGCCGGA
This window contains:
- a CDS encoding MFS transporter, which encodes MNTGSGTQAPLTSTQWLICLIAVIGFAFDIYELLMLPLIVGPALQELLGAAPGSELFNSWVGKLFYIPAIAGGIFGLLGGYLTDRLGRRRVLTWSILIYAFAAFAAGFATNIYWLLICRCFVFVGVCVEFVAAVAWLAELFPEPVRREKVLGMTQAFSSVGGLMVAAANGLCVKYAADLPAVQLPEFVSSFGAVKESHAAWRYTLMSGILPAIPLILIRPFLPESPAWAAKKAAGTLKRPSLRALFSPALARTTVVTTLMFALAYGAAFGAIQHVPRMIPGLAEVKAQAKAAGEKAAEGKPQDQQKRLAAMASRKVEQALASEVTTIQEIGGLAGRCLLAGLALAIVSRRVLLRCFQIPGLIVMPVVFYYCATTSLDALKVGIFLAGLLTVGQFSFWGNYLPRAYPVHLRGTGESFAANIGGRLIGTSFAWLTTTLATTPDLSQAPTKLAQTAALIGFAVYLGGFLLSFALPEPPAEDHE
- a CDS encoding aminodeoxychorismate/anthranilate synthase component II, whose translation is MILVIDNYDSFTYNLVQYLGEMKVELVVHRNDQITLEQIAAMKPERILISPGPCSPKEAGMSNEIIRRFGPETPLFGVCLGHQCIGHVFGGEVIVNYRMMHGKTSLIRHNGRGLFEGIPSPFTATRYHSLVIRRETLPACLEMTAETEEGEIMGVQHREYPICGVQFHPESILTEHGKTMIRNFLKMG